The genomic stretch TAATGATTTTCTTAACCTTAAGAGGAATTTCCAAATCCATACCGTATTTTATCCTAAAAGTTATACTTTTGTCCCTCCTTTCTTCAAAGGAGGGATTAAGCTTGCCTGCCGTCATTGCGCCTGCCCTCCTATGGAGGGAGGAGCTTGCGACGAAGCAATCTTAAGGCCTATTCACCTCTGGGAGGAGATCGCCACGTACACTTCGCACCACCCTCGCGATGACGAATTATATTTTCCCCCTCTTTCGTCAAAGAGGGGGTTAGGGGGTGATTTTGATTGTGGATGGGTTTCACCAAAAACCCCCCTTTGATAAATTCAGGGGGGTTTAAGTTACTCTCAATAATTAGGCTTGAGGATTATCAGCAGGTCTCTCGGGTCGAGGTAAAGCCTCTTTAACCGCAATGTTGCGGCCATCCTGATCAGTCCCGTCGAGAGCTTGCATTGCTTTTTGCGCATCGTCTTCGGTTTCGAATTCGACAAAACCGAATCCTTTGCTTCTGCCGGAAAATTTATCTTTGACAACGGTAGCAGATACTATGTTGCCAAATGGGGCAAAGATCGCATTTAGCTGATCTTCAGTTATCGTGAAAGATAGATTCCCCACAAATAATTTTTTTGCCATGGTATTTTTCAATACTCCTTTTACTTTTATTATTAACAAGGAAATAACTCCTTAGCTGCGCGGGCTGGCTTGCCAACACAACCGGGTTAATTATAACAAATTGAGTGTAAAATTGTATATTCCATGCCACAATCAAAGATAATATTAAGTTCAAAACAAATCATTGACGGTCATACTAGCCGCCAGGAATTAGTCACGCTTCTTCTGAAAAACCGTCACGTTAAAAAGGAAAACCTAAATGATTTTCTTCACCCCCCCGTCCCTTCTTTATTTTTGTCCCATGATATTGGAATTTCGCAGAATAACCTAACCAAAGCCGTCGCCAGAATTAAGCATGCGATAAAAAATCAGCAAAATATTATTATTTATGGCGATTACGACGTCGATGGTATCACCGCCACTGCCGTTCTTTGGCAAACTCTTAGCAAACTCGGCGCCAAAGTTATCCCTTTTATTCCCGATCGGGAAAAAGATGGCTATGGTTTCAAAGCCAACTCTCTTCTTAGATTTGAAAAAGAAAAAAATGTTATATTTGACCTCCTGATTGCCGTGGATAATGGAATTTCCGCCAAAAAAGAATTTGATAAATTGCTACCAAAAAAGATTGATCTGATAATCACCGATCACCATGTCGCCCCGTCGGAATTACCTGACTGTTATTCCCTA from Candidatus Shapirobacteria bacterium encodes the following:
- a CDS encoding RNA-binding protein, with product MAKKLFVGNLSFTITEDQLNAIFAPFGNIVSATVVKDKFSGRSKGFGFVEFETEDDAQKAMQALDGTDQDGRNIAVKEALPRPERPADNPQA